A genomic window from Salvia miltiorrhiza cultivar Shanhuang (shh) chromosome 5, IMPLAD_Smil_shh, whole genome shotgun sequence includes:
- the LOC130986170 gene encoding 3-oxoacyl-[acyl-carrier-protein] synthase, mitochondrial-like — MAMAKHNKRILTSIIHVSRLFSTVPFDPPPLSASRRVVVTGLGMVTPLGCGVETTWKHLMDGDCGIRAATIEDLKMNGFDTETKQQTFDQLTSKVAGVVRCGSNPGEFNEELWLNSKDHRSIARFIGYALCASDEALRDANYIPTQQDEKESTGVSIGAGTGSISDILDASRMICEKKLRRLSPFFIPRILINMASGHVSMKYGFQGPNHAAVTACATGAHSIGDATRMIQFGDADVMVAGGTEASIDALSIAGFCRSRALTTKYNYEPKEASRPFDCGRDGFVIGEGSGILVLEELEHARKRGAKVYAEVRGYGMSGDAYHITQPHGDGRGAVLAMSRALKQSGLNPNQVDYINAHATSTPLGDAVEAKAIQSLFCNHAASGNLAFSSTKGATGHLLGAAGAVEAIFSILSIHHGIAPLTLNLTKPDPIFNGDFMPLSASKMMSIRAAMSNSFGFGGTNSSLLFAALD, encoded by the exons ATGGCAATGGCTAAGCACAATAAGAGAATCTTGACATCAATCATTCACGTCAGCCGTTTGTTCTCTACTGTTCCCTTTGACCCTCCACCCCTTTCAGCGTCTCGTCGAGTTGTTGTGACAG GTTTAGGGATGGTAACTCCTTTGGGCTGTGGTGTGGAAACTACCTGGAAGCATTTAATGGATGGGGATTGCGGAATTAGGGCAGCAACTATTGAAGATCTGAAGATGAATGGATTTGATACGGAGACAAAACAGCAAACCTTTGATCAATTGACATCAAAAGTTGCTGGAGTTGTACGTTGTGGGTCCAACCCAGGTGAATTTAATGAGGAGTTATGGCTTAACTCTAAG GATCATAGGTCGATTGCCAGATTCATAGGCTACGCATTATGTGCTTCCGATGAGGCTCTAAGAGATGCAAATTATATCCCCACTCAGCAAGATGAGAAGGAAAGCACG GGAGTCTCCATAGGTGCAGGAACTGGTAGCATTAGTGACATATTGGATGCTTCAAGAATGATTTGTGAGAAG AAACTGCGCCGGCTTAGTCCATTTTTCATCCCAAGGATACTAATAAACATGGCTTCTGGCCATGTGAGCATGAAGTATGGATTTCAG GGACCAAACCATGCTGCAGTGACAGCTTGTGCTACTGGGGCACATTCTATTGGGGATGCTACCAGAATGATTCAATTTGGTGATGCTGATGTTATGGTTGCTGGAGGGACTGAGGCAAGCATTGATGCTTTGTCTATAGCAGGATTCTGTAG GTCAAGGGCACTGACAACCAAGTATAACTATGAACCTAAAGAAGCCTCAAGACCTTTTGATTGTGGCCGCGATGGATTTGT AATAGGTGAAGGTTCTGGCATCCTCGTTCTTGAG GAACTCGAGCATGCTAGGAAACGAGGAGCAAAAGTGTATGCAGAAGTCCGTGGTTATGGGATGTCAG GTGACGCATATCATATCACCCAACCACACGGTGATGGAAGAGGAGCAGTTTTGGCCATGTCACGTGCTTTAAAGCAG TCTGGCTTGAACCCTAACCAGGTGGATTATATCAATGCACACGCAACGTCGACTCCTCTGG GTGATGCGGTGGAAGCCAAGGCGATTCAGTCTTTATTTTGCAATCATGCAGCATCAGGGAATTTGGCTTTTTCCTCCACAAAG GGTGCCACGGGACACCTCCTTGGAGCAGCAGGAGCTGTTGAAGCAATATTCTCCATATTATCCATTCACCAT GGGATTGCGCCCTTAACCCTTAACCTCACTAAACCAGATCCCATTTTTAATGGTGATTTTATGCCTTTGAGTGCTTCAAAGATGATGAGCATTAGAGCGGCCATGTCAAACTCTTTTGGCTTCGGTGGAACGAATTCGTCGCTGCTCTTTGCTGCTTTAGATTGA
- the LOC130986172 gene encoding nudix hydrolase 2-like isoform X2, translating to MDSENGIEDALVLPSYEDEHGGVIVELKEPMDPTDFALILKTSLSLWKLQGKKGVWIKLPIEIVILAETAVKEGFVYHHAEPQYLMLVKWISETPSTIPANATHRLRIGAIVLNDKRELLVVLEKHGKFKGTGIWKIPTGIVEEGEDIFVGATREVKEETGVDSEFVDVLAFRQMHETLFQKSDLFFLCTLKPLSFAIQIQESEIDGAQV from the exons ATGGATTCTGAAAATGGAATAGAAGATGCCCTAGTGCTTCCTTCGTATGAAGACGAGCATGGAGGTGTCATAGTGGAATTGAAGGAGCCCATGGATCCCACTGATTTTGCTCTCATTCTCAAAACTTCACTTTCACTGTGGAAACTGCAG GGCAAGAAAGGAGTATGGATCAAATTACCAATTGAAATTGTCATTCTTGCTGAAACTGCAGTCAAG GAAGGATTTGTGTATCACCATGCTGAGCCTCAGTATTTGATGCTTGTAAAATGGATTTCTGAAACTCCTAGTACCATTCCAGCAAATGCAACGCACCGGCTCCGCATTGGTGCTATTGTCTTGAATGACAAAAGAGAG TTGCTTGTTGTTCTGGAAAAACATGGCAAATTTAAAGGCACGGGAATCTGGAAGATCCCTACTGGAATTGTGGAGGAG GGAGAGGATATCTTTGTAGGTGCAACAAGAGAAGTGAAAGAGGAAACCGGA GTTGATTCAGAGTTCGTTGATGTGCTGGCATTCAG GCAAATGCATGAGACCTTATTCCAGAAGTCAGACTTATTTTTTCTGTGCACGCTGAAGCCTCTGTCCTTTGCGATCCAAATTCAAGAGTCTGAGATTGATGGAGCCCAGGTATGA
- the LOC130986172 gene encoding nudix hydrolase 2-like isoform X3, with protein sequence MDSENGIEDALVLPSYEDEHGGVIVELKEPMDPTDFALILKTSLSLWKLQGKKGVWIKLPIEIVILAETAVKEGFVYHHAEPQYLMLVKWISETPSTIPANATHRLRIGAIVLNDKRELLVVLEKHGKFKGTGIWKIPTGIVEEGEDIFVGATREVKEETGVDSEFVDVLAFR encoded by the exons ATGGATTCTGAAAATGGAATAGAAGATGCCCTAGTGCTTCCTTCGTATGAAGACGAGCATGGAGGTGTCATAGTGGAATTGAAGGAGCCCATGGATCCCACTGATTTTGCTCTCATTCTCAAAACTTCACTTTCACTGTGGAAACTGCAG GGCAAGAAAGGAGTATGGATCAAATTACCAATTGAAATTGTCATTCTTGCTGAAACTGCAGTCAAG GAAGGATTTGTGTATCACCATGCTGAGCCTCAGTATTTGATGCTTGTAAAATGGATTTCTGAAACTCCTAGTACCATTCCAGCAAATGCAACGCACCGGCTCCGCATTGGTGCTATTGTCTTGAATGACAAAAGAGAG TTGCTTGTTGTTCTGGAAAAACATGGCAAATTTAAAGGCACGGGAATCTGGAAGATCCCTACTGGAATTGTGGAGGAG GGAGAGGATATCTTTGTAGGTGCAACAAGAGAAGTGAAAGAGGAAACCGGA GTTGATTCAGAGTTCGTTGATGTGCTGGCATTCAGGTAA
- the LOC130986172 gene encoding nudix hydrolase 2-like isoform X1: MDSENGIEDALVLPSYEDEHGGVIVELKEPMDPTDFALILKTSLSLWKLQGKKGVWIKLPIEIVILAETAVKEGFVYHHAEPQYLMLVKWISETPSTIPANATHRLRIGAIVLNDKRELLVVLEKHGKFKGTGIWKIPTGIVEEGEDIFVGATREVKEETGVDSEFVDVLAFRQMHETLFQKSDLFFLCTLKPLSFAIQIQESEIDGAQWMAIGEYAAQPFLEQHSVFKFAADICVAKLERGYTGFTPRPTTPFLNHHATYLYVNDLPISPH; the protein is encoded by the exons ATGGATTCTGAAAATGGAATAGAAGATGCCCTAGTGCTTCCTTCGTATGAAGACGAGCATGGAGGTGTCATAGTGGAATTGAAGGAGCCCATGGATCCCACTGATTTTGCTCTCATTCTCAAAACTTCACTTTCACTGTGGAAACTGCAG GGCAAGAAAGGAGTATGGATCAAATTACCAATTGAAATTGTCATTCTTGCTGAAACTGCAGTCAAG GAAGGATTTGTGTATCACCATGCTGAGCCTCAGTATTTGATGCTTGTAAAATGGATTTCTGAAACTCCTAGTACCATTCCAGCAAATGCAACGCACCGGCTCCGCATTGGTGCTATTGTCTTGAATGACAAAAGAGAG TTGCTTGTTGTTCTGGAAAAACATGGCAAATTTAAAGGCACGGGAATCTGGAAGATCCCTACTGGAATTGTGGAGGAG GGAGAGGATATCTTTGTAGGTGCAACAAGAGAAGTGAAAGAGGAAACCGGA GTTGATTCAGAGTTCGTTGATGTGCTGGCATTCAG GCAAATGCATGAGACCTTATTCCAGAAGTCAGACTTATTTTTTCTGTGCACGCTGAAGCCTCTGTCCTTTGCGATCCAAATTCAAGAGTCTGAGATTGATGGAGCCCAG tggATGGCAATCGGTGAATATGCAGCACAGCCTTTCTTGGAGCAACACTCTGTGTTTAAGTTTGCCGCCGATATATGCGTAGCTAAACTCGAAAGAGGTTACACTGGATTTACACCGCGACCAACTACGCCATTCCTCAATCATCACGCCACCTACCTCTATGTCAACGACCTCCCAATTTCTCCACACTAG
- the LOC130986171 gene encoding fasciclin-like arabinogalactan protein 1 → MQLHLAAAVVLSLALLLPSSTTAHNITRILEKNPDFSSFNHYLTVTQLAPEINRRETITVCAVDNAGMSDLLSKHLSLGGIRNVLALHVLLDYFDAKKLHQITDGTALAATMFQATGSATGSAGFVNITDLKGGKVGFAPQDNGGVVSATFVKSVEAIPYNISVIQISSILPSPEAEAPAPGPSQLNITALMSAHGCKVFAETLLANPAEQTFEDNVQSGLTVFCPGDDAMKAFLPKFKNLTAAGKQSLLEYHGIPVYQSMPGLKSSNGVTNTLATDGASKFNFDVQNDGTDVTIVTKLVTAKILNTLIDEQPLAIYQVDKVLKPKELFKGVLPPSPAPAPGPDADAESPKPSKKKHKSPPAPAAPSDSPADAPDGDVADQTTNGAARFNAGGYAAIFFTLCFAFLQL, encoded by the coding sequence ATGCAGCTCCACCTCGCCGCCGCGGTGGTTCTATCTCTAGCCCTCCTCCTCCCCTCTTCCACCACCGCCCACAACATCACCCGCATTCTGGAGAAAAACCCCGATTTCTCCAGCTTCAACCACTACCTGACCGTCACGCAGCTGGCCCCCGAGATTAACCGCCGCGAGACAATCACCGTGTGCGCGGTGGACAACGCCGGAATGTCGGATCTACTGTCCAAGCACCTCAGCCTGGGAGGCATCAGGAACGTGCTCGCGCTCCACGTGCTCCTCGACTACTTCGACGCCAAGAAGCTCCACCAGATCACCGACGGCACCGCCCTCGCCGCCACCATGTTCCAGGCCACCGGCTCCGCCACCGGATCCGCCGGCTTCGTCAACATCACCGACCTCAAGGGCGGCAAGGTCGGGTTCGCCCCCCAGGACAACGGCGGCGTCGTCTCCGCCACTTTCGTCAAGTCCGTGGAGGCCATACCCTACAACATCTCCGTCATCCAGATCTCCTCCATTCTCCCCTCCCCCGAAGCCGAGGCGCCCGCGCCGGGCCCCAGCCAGCTCAACATCACCGCGCTCATGTCCGCTCACGGCTGCAAGGTCTTCGCCGAGACGCTGCTCGCTAATCCAGCGGAACAGACCTTCGAGGACAATGTGCAGAGCGGCTTGACCGTCTTCTGCCCCGGCGACGACGCCATGAAGGCCTTTTTGCCCAAATTCAAAAACCTAACCGCCGCGGGGAAACAATCTCTGCTCGAGTACCACGGCATCCCGGTTTACCAATCCATGCCCGGATTGAAATCCAGCAACGGCGTCACCAACACTCTGGCCACCGACGGCGCCAGCAAGTTCAATTTCGATGTGCAGAACGACGGCACGGACGTCACCATTGTCACCAAACTCGTGACGGCCAAGATCCTCAACACGCTGATCGATGAGCAGCCGTTAGCTATCTACCAAGTGGATAAGGTTTTGAAGCCCAAGGAGTTGTTCAAAGGAGTTCTGCCACCGTCCCCGGCGCCGGCACCAGGTCCCGACGCCGACGCCGAGTCGCCCAAGCCATCCAAGAAGAAGCACAAGTCGCCCCCCGCCCCGGCTGCGCCGTCTGATTCTCCGGCGGATGCTCCAGATGGCGACGTGGCGGACCAGACCACTAATGGCGCCGCTAGATTCAACGCCGGAGGATACGCCGCCATATTTTTCACTCTCTGCTTTGCATTTCTTCAACTGTAG